The Toxorhynchites rutilus septentrionalis strain SRP chromosome 3, ASM2978413v1, whole genome shotgun sequence genome includes a region encoding these proteins:
- the LOC129777131 gene encoding putative nuclease HARBI1, producing MDSVLLPILAEQEEIGMPCYHRRNHRKSTDFMKLSDEAFIKSFRLSKEAFRYVLEEIENCLTTRKGGLSTEVKLAACLRFFAEGNYQHGAGQDYHIAIAQPTFSKVLTEMLNILERTLCKKWISLNMTEDEQRRAKLHFYQKTSIPGVIMCLDGTHVKIIPPKLNRNLFFNRKGFYSLNVLIVCDDQQRIRFVDPTFQGSNHDSHIWRVSPARTHFEQLHQNGEVNTKILGDAGYPSEPWLVTPFRAAEEGSLESDFNRRHALGRAIVERTIGLLKNRFRCILGARQLHYNPTKCAQIINVCCALHNICLEFGRSQ from the exons ATGGATTCCGTTTTGTTACCGATTTTGGCGGAGCAAGAAGAAATTGGAATGCCTTGCTACCATCGGCGAAACCACCGAAAATCAACCGACTTCATGAAACTTTCTGATGAAGC ATTCATCAAAAGTTTTCGTCTAAGTAAGGAAGCTTTTCGGTACGTTTTAGAGGAAATTGAGAACTGCCTTACCACAAGGAAAGGTGGTCTATCCACGGAGGTGAAACTCGCAGCATGTTTGCGATTCTTTGCTGAAGGAAATTATCAACATGGAGCAGGGCAAGATTATCACATTGCCATAGCACAGCCCACATTTTCCAAGGTGCTGACTGAAATGCTTAACATTCTGGAGCGGACACTGTGTAAGAAATGGATTTCCCTAAATATGACGGAAGACGAACAGCGGCGTGCTAAACTACACTTCTatcagaaaacatcaattcCGGGTGTTATTATGTGTTTGGATGGAACCCACGTAAAAATTATTCCACCTAAGCtgaatcgaaatttgttttttaatcggAAGGGATTTTATAGTCTCAACGTTCTGATT GTTTGTGACGATCAGCAAAGGATTCGTTTCGTTGATCCTACCTTCCAGGGATCTAATCATGACTCTCATATATGGCGTGTAAGCCCTGCAAGAACTCACTTTGAGCAGCTTCACCAAAATGGTGAAGTTAATACTAAGATTCTAG gtgatgctGGTTATCCATCGGAACCTTGGTTAGTAACGCCATTCAGAGCAGCGGAGGAAGGGAGTTTGGAGAGCGATTTTAATCGCAGGCATGCCTTGGGTCGTGCTATCGTCGAGCGGACAATCGGTTTACTAAAAAATCGGTTTAGATGCATCCTTGGCGCGAGACAACTTCACTACAATCCTACTAAATGCGCTCAAATTATAAATGTATGCTGTGCACTTCACAATATATGCTTAGAATTTGGTCGTTCTCAGTAG
- the LOC129777132 gene encoding uncharacterized protein LOC129777132, translated as MEKNKNKTTTKNQFERIVLLLEQEPDIAKGFSRGNSGPYWDDLAAEVNSLGPPIRDGSGWKKVWADYKSGLKRKLAHNKREQRATGGGPNKIINLSELEEQAVLLTGLLATVEGIPGTSSHGTQLGSPSGEPQAADQENFIYYGTSDECDGINNTIHFQPSQPKKSRPSTTRLLELQVEQQNKFHTNVKSLLKNTNKNLSDLVHYQRQSARAILSVDATLKEHLSEQKRHNHEMEKIALEKSIATNP; from the exons AT ggaaaaaaacaaaaacaaaacaaccactAAAAATCAGTTCGAGCGGATTGTGCTGCTTCTGGAGCAAGAGCCGGACATAGCAAAGGGTTTCTCCCGAGGAAATTCCGGACCCTACTGGGATGATCTGGCGGCAGAAGTCAATAGTTTGGGACCGCCTATTCGCGATGGAAGTGGATGGAAAAAG GTTTGGGCGGACTATAAGTCCGGATTAAAGCGAAAACTCGCTCACAACAAACGGGAGCAGAGGGCGACAGGTGGAGGacccaataaaattatcaatttgtcCGAGCTGGAGGAGCAGGCAGTTCTACTAACTGGGTTACTTGCGACCGTGGAAGGAATCCCGGGTACCTCATCTCATGGAACACAGTTGGGTTCGCCTTCGGGTGAACCTCAAGCTGCAGACCaggaaaattttatatattatggTACTTCCGACGAGTGTGACGGTATCAATAATACCATTCACTTCCAGCCCTCTCAGCCGAAAAAATCCAGACCTTCTACCACGAGGCTATTAGAGCTGCAAGTCgagcaacaaaacaaatttcacaCCAATGTGAAATCCCtgttaaaaaacacaaacaagaaTTTGAGTGATCTGGTTCATTATCAGCGCCAATCAGCTCGAGCGATTCTTTCCGTGGATGCCACACTCAAAGAACATCTGAGTGAACAAAAACGACATAACCACGAGATGGAGAAGATCGCGCTGGAGAAATCAATAGCGACAAATCCTTGA